CTGCAGTTGGAAGATAATGACAGCCCTGGCCCCATGGAGAGTGCTTCCCATCATCTTTTCCTTAGTGCCTCGTTAGGATCAGACAGCTATGGATCACCAACAGTTTGGGGAAAACCTCCATGCACGGGAAAGAAGGAACTTGAGGAAGGACTTAATAGGGAAGAGAATGGTAACATCCTCAGTGAGATACAAAAAAGTATTTGTATCCATGAAAAACAGGATACCATAAAAATGATAACATAAAGGAACAGAATAAGAAtgttcttggaaattaaaaaatagaaaaaagacaaCTTCAAAAGAAGTCTCAGATTTTAAGATCATCTCAAGGAAATATTCTAGAAGCAAAACAAatagaggcagaaggagagaaaagacggGATAATTTGAGGATTAATCCTGGAGGTCCAATATAGGATGAAGGAATTCCAGGAGAACATACTGTAGGGACGGAATGAACAACGAATACAAGACAGTCTCTTGGCACTAAGGACATTAACCTCTGGATCGAAAGGGACCCCAAATGCCTTGGACAATGACTAAAAAAAGACCCCACACCAAAGGTTATTGTCAAGTGTCAGAACCCTTGGGACAGAGACTCTGGAAACTCTCCAGGTTGCTATAAAAGCTTGGGAATTCAAGGAGCACAGCAAGAGCTGGAAGACAAGTGACTTCAAAAGGCTCATCTAAAATGGTTTTTCAACCTCGAATTCTGTACCCAACTAAAATGATCGTGTGGGAGCAGAACAAAGTTGTCAGGAATGCAAGGGTCTTAATCATCTTACCTGGGCTTGAACTCCCTTTCTCTGgccaaaatgaagaaataagccCAGAATGAAGAAAGAGGTGCTTGAAAATGGTACCCAACACATGAAAGAGTGACAAGAGGAGTCGCCAGGATGGAAGGAAAGGTGTAGCTGTGCCTCTGGCCCCGAGAGCTGCCTGTCCAGGCTGGAGCTGGAAGCTCCATGCCCACCAGGGGtggtcttcagggaaaaaaacagaacggATGCGGTATCTGATACACTTAACCTGTGTTGTAGAAAACACTATAGAGAAGCTGTGGGAGAATAAGGGGGAAGTTAGCAAATGATAAAGGAGGACATCGTTACTGCTACAGAAACAGACTGTAGAGTAAATAAGGCCAGTACTTGGCCCAGCAAAGAACAGTATTTATGTAGTGGCACTAATGTAAACACTGAATGCTGTTTTTACCAAAACTTGAGTTTGTGAAAGGACAGGGGAAGGGGTGGTAAAGTGTTGATCTTCCAGAGTAAAAAATAAGCAGTAAACTTGAGCagtcaagaaagaaagagcatttGTGGGTTGACAGCTGTCTCTGGGGAGTGGGCCAGGCTGTGTGGCGAGGGGCAGGGAATCTTCTATAGAAGACtgtagtcttttttaaaaattttattgcagtgtagttgatttacagtgttgtgttaatttctgctgtacagcaaagtgactcagtaatacatatatatattctttttcatattcttttccattacggtttatcacaggatattgaatatggttccatgtgttatacagtaggaccttgttgtttatccattctatagtCTTTTAGAATTGTTTGACTCTAAGCTATGGGCATGCcctttgagaaattaaaaataattaaaaacatagCCCTGGTGattgtcccctcccttcccctcagtGAGCATGTGCCCCAGAGTGTGAGAGACTGGAGGTAGACACACCAGCCAGTGCTTGCAGCCTCATGGGCCTTGCACAGAGCTTGCACGGGCTGTCTGCCTGCCTAAACAAAATTCGTGTGTTCAGTGTGCATGTTTTTCACATCACTAGGCCCCTGCGCACAAGTGCGATGCTTTATGTGGTCCTCACCACTGTGGCACAGGTGGTACTGGCCACATGCGGTATTTGGCTCTCACCCTGTTCCAagggcctggccctgcctgctGTGCAGCCGCTGTCCTACATGGTTAGGGGAAAAGGAGGTCTGTTTATGGACTTTCTGGCTCTGAAGCTCACCTGGGATGCTAGCTATTaatcaagtttttgttttctccttggcTTCCAGGCATTGAAGTCGATATTGACGTGGAACATGGAGGAAAGAGAAGCCGCCTGACACCCACCTTCCCAGGCAGCTCCACCCCAGAGGAGAAGTGTAGCTCTCAGACAAGCAGCTGCTGTTCCAACCCCAGCAAGCCAGACGGGGACGTGGAGGGCATGGCACAGTCTCTGGTGGAGCAAGTGAACAAGATCGCCCTGGAGTCAGGGGGTCAGCCTGAGGCAAGCACCCTCCCACGCCATCCCCAGGTTGTGGCCGCCCAGAGCTTATCCCAGCACCCCAGGCACAGCCCTTCCCTGGCACTCACACAGCCAGAGGGACCCATTTCTGTTGCAGAGTGTCGGTGGCATTTAAGTTGTTCTGTGAACCCTCCACTAGAACTTTGTAAAGCAAAAGCCTCTTTCCAGTCCTCCATGCCCTGACTCTCCCAGGCTGTGGTCAGGTGGCCTGTTGTCCTTGTCCTTGTGCTCATGGGGGGTTTTGTTCCAGGAACAGATGGAGTCTGATAACTGTTCAGGAGGAGATGATGACTGGACTCATTTGTCTTCAAAAGAGGTGGACCCATCTACAGGTGAACTCCAGTCTTTACAGATGCCTGAATCTGAAGGGCCAAGCTCTCTGGACCCTTCCCAGGAAGGACCCACAGGGCTGAAGGAAGCTGCATTGTACCCACATTTGCCACCAGGCAAGAGATTTcaagtattttgtatttctatCTTTTCCGTTCAGAGCATCCTATCACTTGCTTTTAGCAACACAGAAAGACATCATGTTCTGTACTGCATGGCTTGTCTGTTGACGTAAGAGAAAATTGGGAGTTGGTTTTGTCCTCTGTGTCTATACTGAGCCTTAGTAAGCTCAGCTTTCTAAAACTTAACATCCAGACCCAGAATTACGAAGGCAGATGTGATGTGGTGGTGGCGCTCGCTTTGGCCCTACTAAAAGTGGACTCGGGGTCCATCTTCACTGTTTCCTCATGGAAAGTGCTGACCTTGGAGCAGGGGTCCTAGCCAAGGCTCCGGTAGGAGCCAGGCAGGAAGCCACCGTGTAAAGTAGGTGGCATGGAAGCAGTAGGATCGGGTGGAGAGTGTGCCAGCCTGGAGAACTCACACTGAATAAAAGAGGCCACTCACACCCTGCTCTGGTTCATCACTGTCACATGGCAATGACTTTTAAAACAGTATTCAAGTGGAAATCCATTCTATGGGCCAGATTTAGCCCTTGGGCTACCAGTATTTATCTTCTCTGCCTTAAAGCAGGGAGTGGCAAACTATGCCCTATGGGCCAAGaatgattttttcatttttataatggtTGGAAAAAAGTCAAGATGGGAAAATtagatgaaattcaaatttgtgtTCATAAATgtaagttttactggaacacagccatgatcatttgtttacattttgtttggctgcttttatgcttgtaacagcagagttgagcagtTGTGACAGGGACAAATAGCCTGCAAAgcagcttaaaatatttattctctgacCTTGTATAGAAAAAGGTTGCCAGTTCCTGCTTTGGAGGGTCCCTGTGAGGGTTAAGACCTTGTAAAAGGGCCAGGCCCTGCAGGCCCTGGATACTTGCTGGCTGGACAGGATGCTGCCACATAACAGGTCACATTTGGGGCCCAGTGACTCTTCCTTATGGCTGTCATTACTCTCTCTGGCAGAAGCTGACCCCCGGCTGATTGAGTCCCTCTCCCAGATGCTATCCATGGGGTTCTCTGATGAAGGCGGCTGGCTCACCAGGCTCCTACAGACCAAGGATTATGACATCGGGGCTGCCCTAGACACCATCCAGTATTCAAAACACCCACCACCGTTGTGACAAAGTCTGCTCACCCATTCTGTGTCCCCTTTCTTCTCTCATAGTTGTGTTAAGCTAGTATAGAACCCCAATGCCTCTGTAAGGGccagtttctctgcattcttCTTCCAGAATCTGGGGGGTGGGGACGCACAAAGCCATTTAGGGCAGTAGAACAAGTGACACGAGGGGGTAATTCCAACCAGCTTCCTGTGGGCGCCTGGCTCCTTGCAGCTGGGGGTGCCTGGCTCCTTGCAGCCGGGGGTGCCCCCCCGGGGCAGAGTGAGAGACTCCTTGCTGGAGAGGACGCGGAGGCCACACTGCATCATATTCCCACTCTCTCCCTGCAGGATTACACCAGCAGTCCAGAATAGACCTTGCCTAATGGCCTtctgcttttttgctttttttaaaatgactatagtaccctgACATGTAACTGATTTTCTGCTAGAAATCTGATATACTCCGAATTTGGCTAGAGTATAGCCAACATTCTGTTGGGGCGGATGAGGCTGTGCTGTAGTGATTACTAGAGGGTAGGACAGCTCAGGACTTTGGCTAAACATCTGGGAATAAAGAAGGGCTGACAGGGGAACTGATGTTGTTCACTGAGTACTGCCTGTTTCACAACTACTGTAATTCTCTCATTTCCCAATGTGTCAACTgcttttaaagtaagaaaatcgCTTTGTAGCCATTCTGTTATATTTGTAAACAATCTTAATTAAATGGTATAAGCACTTTAATCAGAGATGGTGAGATGAGAGATGATCTGTTTGATAGTCATGTTTATTGTTGGTTCTTGGTAGTTCCCATAAGTCATCCTTAGTCCTACTATTTAAAAGCAACTTGGGGAGCCCTGTTTCCAGTGGCACAGAGATCAAGTGGAGAAGGGCTCACTTAACAAATATGTCTACATTAGTAACACATTAGTTTCAATTCACAGATGGTCATCAAAGTCCTCTCCGGTTTTAAAGAGGTCACACAGCCGCAGGAGTGAAGAAGGCTCCTGCATCCCTTTGACCAAGGCCCCACCCTCTGCCCAAGGGCCTGTGCCCCCTGACTGCTCGGGGCTTTTTCCGCAGAGCCTCTTGGGCCCAGGCGTGGGAGTGTGTGTAGCCTGAGGAAGCTGGAGGGCACCAAGGGTCCTGCAGAGGCCTTCCCTTGGGGTCTGGGTCCTGGGGGTCCCCTGCTCAGTCTGTGCTGCTCGAGCTGGCCTGGGGCCTCTTTGCAGGGGGGTCAGGGGCTCCGTGTCCAAATGTGAGCTGTTTCCAAGTGGCGGAAGAAATTGTTCCCACTTAGGAGACACGGTCCTGACCTGCTGGGCAGGACACGGTGGTTCCCCCCGAGGAACGACGAGCTCCCTGGTGTCCCAGTCCTCACGACTGCTTCCTTCTTTGACCTTCCCTGTCAGGCCAGTGTGGTCCTGAGGTGGAAACACAAGATGATGGCCATGTTCTCCATTCAGAAGAATGCCCAGCAGGCTCAAGGGACAAGGAGAGGAGGTCCTGTGCCTGTACTAGTCCTTGACTGTACCTCTGGGTGCTGACACTTTCTGCTCTGTGCTGTCTACTATTCTGTAGCCTGGCAGGCTAGGGACATGCCTTGATTTTGAGGTTTAGCAAAGCACAGCAAATAAATGCCCTCTCCGTCACTCCAAATCCTCTGCCAAATTCCATGACCAGGCTTCCCAAAAAAGGAAGATGTTCTCCTGTAATCAGGGTATGTCATGGGGACCTTAGCATCAGGTGAGGGAGTGCCTGAGGGGTGCAAGCAGGAAGGGCCCTAGAGACCACCTGGAAAGACCATGTGCTTATTGCCAGGCAGCTGGGAAGGTCTCTCTAGAACCATGTTCAGGGTTTTGAAGCTGTACAAGTGGCTGCACAGAATACCCCAGGGGACATGACAGTGACAGAGGCCTGGCTTCTCCCTTCTACCTCAGAAAACGAGGATGCATTGAAAATTGGGTTTCactcctagaaaaatggtacagatgaactggtttgcagggcagaaatagagacacagatgtagagaacaaatgtgtagacaccaaggggggaaagtggcggggggtggggtggtggtgtgatgaattgggcgattgggattgacatttatacactgatgtgtataaaatggatgactaataagaacctgatgtataaaaaaattctaaagttaaaaaaaaaaaaaattggatttcaCTGCCTACAAAGGAATTTGCAAGCAATGACAGGAGGGACCCTGCATCACCACCCCCAGGCAGTATGGAAGAGGCTCTGTGGGCAGTTGTTAGTGATTCGAGActgccagctctgccactgatttGCTGTGACCTCAACTGAACCTTCACCAGCCTTAGTTCTTCACcttcaaaacaaaacaggctTGTGGTAAGAATTAGTGCATAAAAAATGTTTAGCCCTGGGACTGGTACATCAGTAACTGTCACACTCATTATAATTTAGAGATTCAGGGCCACATCCTTACCTGGGGGTCACATAGCTAGTTAGTAGCAACACCAGGGTTTGATCACTGCCTCTTGGCTTTGGACGGGCACTCTCCACTACTGTCTGAAGCCGGCCAGGACGACCCTGGCCTATGTTGGGGCATGGCAGTGACAAATGCTTGGCAGAGTTCCTCTGCCTGGGTGCCTGTGGCATAAAGCAAAACCTGCATTCTGCGGCCTGGAAGGTCTAGGTTTGAAGCATCAGGAACAAGAGCAGGTCCTAGGTGAAGAGAGTGCCTCAAATGCACAAGAACCCACCTGGATAAATGAAGGTGACAGTTCCTCAGAAACCCAGGGCAGGTCCCAAGCTGAACAGTCTGACAAAGACCCGGTACTCCATGCAGAATGAAGGGAACGGTCCTGATGCAGAAAAGCCCTACTGATCAACCTTGATTGCCTCCAAGGCATCAAGCTGCCCTTCTGACCCCGAGTTAACATCAGTGACAGGAGGAGCGTGGCAGGGAAACAGTGCAGGCCAGAGAAAGGAGTTGGCttaagacacagaaaacaagaCACCCATGCGGGAAGTTGGGCTTTTAGGGGATATAAGTCTGATACTTTAATTGTccacaaaacaatttaaaaatcctgCGTCTGCTCAATGGCCACTGGGACACTGTCCTCAATCACTGACCTTCAGGGACTTCAAGGTGACCTCACAGTTTCTGGAGTCCTGCATATTAGGGCTGCATGGAGGCTGGACTGTGCTCTGGCTCCATTTCCTGGCAGAGGAAAAGTGCTGTCAAGAATCCAGTCTTGTaattacaatggaaaagaatctcaaaaagagatatatatatataaataaacggaatcactttgctgtacacctgaaattaacacaacattgtaaatcaactatatttcaataaaaattaaaaaaaaaaacctagttcTACCATTGAGCAGTGACCCTTAGTCTGACTTGGTGGTCACCTGGTCTGACACCTAGCACAGGTAGGGACCTTGCCATCCCTTATAGCTTCCCAACTGGCTGCTCAGCTTCTGTCCCACTGCCAACAACAGGTTGTCTAATGACATCTAAGGCAGTCAATTTCTCTGCTCTATAGCTTGTAGTTGCTAGAAAGTTCTTATTCTGAACTGGAATCTACCTCCCAATAGCATCTGCCCTGGAAGAGCCATCCTAATCTAGATGAGGCAGTCTCTCAGAAAACtcactgagggacttccctggtggtccagtggtaaagaatccgccttccaatgcaggggacacaggaatTAGGACCCCATGTGCCATGGGGCAAGTAGGCCCGcacgccacaagtactgagctcacacgctgcaaactacagagcccacgcactctggaacccgcacgccacaactacagagaccacacaccctggagcctgcgcgccacaactacagagagaaaacctgcatgctgcaaataaagaagagaaaacccacatgccacaactagagagaagcccgtgcaccacaatgaagggcctggatgccacaatgaaagatcctgcatgcctcagtgaagatcccgagtgctgcaaccaagaccagatgcagccaaaaataaataaataaatcttcaaaaaaaaaaaaaaaagaaagctcactGAAATGCAGATTAAGACTGGAGAAGAGACCCATGAAAGTCAGGTCTTTCCTGCTCTCAGCTAAAGGTTCCCAGGCCTGTCGGCTTCTCTGGCCCCACTTCACTTTCTCAACCTTGCCCTTAAGCTCTTCCCTGAGGTCAGTGCAGTCTAGATGTTCAGAATTCAGTGAGCATCATAAAAGGCACCCCCACTGGAATCCTGCCTAGCCCTCACCTCTGCACTGGCTGCACCTGGTACCTGGCCACGCCAGAGGGCCTGCGGTGATGGCGCCTGCTGGCTCACATCCGTCAGGCTTCCTGCTGACCACAGGAAGCTGCTTGTCAGTACCCCCAACCATAGGTCAGCAAGGTGGGCATGGGTGAGGGCTGGATTAGCTACTAGCTTGGCACCTTTTTCTAGGCAGGCCTGTACTGAAGGGAGGGTCTGGCTTCTCTCTCTTGGATGAGGGCTGTCTGTTGAAACACACTCCTCCTTCTTCCAGCTGCAGTTCTTTGGAGTCCCTTTCCAGATACTTCAGCCAGCGGTTCTTTGAGGGCTGGAGTTTTTCCTACAGGATTGGGAAGTAAGTTTATTCTCAGAGTTGGAAAGCAGACACCTTTACTGAAAATCTCCAGTGCAACTGTGAGGCCTAAGGGCCTCAGGACCCATGTCTACACTGTCACCAGCAAGGGAATT
This genomic interval from Phocoena sinus isolate mPhoSin1 chromosome 3, mPhoSin1.pri, whole genome shotgun sequence contains the following:
- the MRNIP gene encoding MRN complex-interacting protein isoform X5, producing the protein MSLRSLEESINADEEENACPRQAVPASLQEKLQPSKNRWLKYLERDSKELQLEEGGVCFNRQPSSKREKPDPPFSTGLPRKRKWSQSTVQPPCSPNMQDSRNCEVTLKSLKDRSLHSAWSTGSLSDCSAWDLPWVSEELSPSFIQDHTGLTGKVKEGSSREDWDTRELVVPRGEPPCPAQQVRTVSPKWEQFLPPLGNSSHLDTEPLTPLQRGPRPARAAQTEQGTPRTQTPREGLCRTLGALQLPQATHTPTPGPKRLCGKSPEQSGGTGPWAEGGALVKGMQEPSSLLRLCDLFKTGEDFDDHL
- the SQSTM1 gene encoding sequestosome-1 isoform X2, producing the protein MAMSYVKDDIFRIYIKEKKECRRDHRPPCAQEVPRNMVHPNVICDGCNGPVVGTRYKCSVCPDYDLCSVCEGKGMHREHSKLAFPSPFGRPSEGFSHSRWLRKLKHGHFGWPGWEMGPPGNWSPRPPRAGDAHPGPAAESASGPSEDPSVNFLKNVGESVAAALSPLGIEVDIDVEHGGKRSRLTPTFPGSSTPEEKCSSQTSSCCSNPSKPDGDVEGMAQSLVEQVNKIALESGGQPEEQMESDNCSGGDDDWTHLSSKEVDPSTGELQSLQMPESEGPSSLDPSQEGPTGLKEAALYPHLPPEADPRLIESLSQMLSMGFSDEGGWLTRLLQTKDYDIGAALDTIQYSKHPPPL
- the MRNIP gene encoding MRN complex-interacting protein isoform X4, whose product is MEQCLESYLPFFIQSAYGEGSGADCRHHVQKLNLLQGQISEMSLRSLEESINADEEENACPRQAVPASLQEKLQPSKNRWLKYLERDSKELQLEEGGVCFNRQPSSKREKPDPPFSTGLPRKRKWSQSTVQPPCSPNMQDSRNCEVTLKSLKDHTGLTGKVKEGSSREDWDTRELVVPRGEPPCPAQQVRTVSPKWEQFLPPLGNSSHLDTEPLTPLQRGPRPARAAQTEQGTPRTQTPREGLCRTLGALQLPQATHTPTPGPKRLCGKSPEQSGGTGPWAEGGALVKGMQEPSSLLRLCDLFKTGEDFDDHL
- the MRNIP gene encoding MRN complex-interacting protein isoform X3 gives rise to the protein MAPPQRVRVLRCSCCRLFQAHQVKKSLKWTCKACGEKQSFLRAYGEGSGADCRHHVQKLNLLQGQISEMSLRSLEESINADEEENACPRQAVPASLQEKLQPSKNRWLKYLERDSKELQLEEGGVCFNRQPSSKREKPDPPFSTGLPRKRKWSQSTVQPPCSPNMQDSRNCEVTLKSLKDHTGLTGKVKEGSSREDWDTRELVVPRGEPPCPAQQVRTVSPKWEQFLPPLGNSSHLDTEPLTPLQRGPRPARAAQTEQGTPRTQTPREGLCRTLGALQLPQATHTPTPGPKRLCGKSPEQSGGTGPWAEGGALVKGMQEPSSLLRLCDLFKTGEDFDDHL
- the MRNIP gene encoding MRN complex-interacting protein isoform X2: MEQCLESYLPFFIQSAYGEGSGADCRHHVQKLNLLQGQISEMSLRSLEESINADEEENACPRQAVPASLQEKLQPSKNRWLKYLERDSKELQLEEGGVCFNRQPSSKREKPDPPFSTGLPRKRKWSQSTVQPPCSPNMQDSRNCEVTLKSLKDRSLHSAWSTGSLSDCSAWDLPWVSEELSPSFIQDHTGLTGKVKEGSSREDWDTRELVVPRGEPPCPAQQVRTVSPKWEQFLPPLGNSSHLDTEPLTPLQRGPRPARAAQTEQGTPRTQTPREGLCRTLGALQLPQATHTPTPGPKRLCGKSPEQSGGTGPWAEGGALVKGMQEPSSLLRLCDLFKTGEDFDDHL
- the MRNIP gene encoding MRN complex-interacting protein isoform X1; its protein translation is MAPPQRVRVLRCSCCRLFQAHQVKKSLKWTCKACGEKQSFLRAYGEGSGADCRHHVQKLNLLQGQISEMSLRSLEESINADEEENACPRQAVPASLQEKLQPSKNRWLKYLERDSKELQLEEGGVCFNRQPSSKREKPDPPFSTGLPRKRKWSQSTVQPPCSPNMQDSRNCEVTLKSLKDRSLHSAWSTGSLSDCSAWDLPWVSEELSPSFIQDHTGLTGKVKEGSSREDWDTRELVVPRGEPPCPAQQVRTVSPKWEQFLPPLGNSSHLDTEPLTPLQRGPRPARAAQTEQGTPRTQTPREGLCRTLGALQLPQATHTPTPGPKRLCGKSPEQSGGTGPWAEGGALVKGMQEPSSLLRLCDLFKTGEDFDDHL